A single region of the Candidatus Omnitrophota bacterium genome encodes:
- a CDS encoding SGNH/GDSL hydrolase family protein, with translation MLRFNFIRTIIAVLILMGCLGRISYGEEKEFKPDRYEKDILAFEEKDRIDPPPQNAILFVGSSSIRLWDLKKYFPHLKTINRGFGGSHLSDSLFYADRIVLPYKPKIVVLYAGDNDLNDGKTPNQVFVDYCNFVRKVLEALPQTKIIYIPVKPSIKRWALKDKIFQLNNLVIGFNRQDERLFYADIYTPMLGKDGNPRPELFVEDNLHINDEGYKLWTSILQPYLVSAKETKK, from the coding sequence ATGCTGCGATTCAATTTCATCAGAACCATCATTGCCGTACTAATTCTCATGGGATGCCTAGGTCGAATTTCCTATGGCGAGGAAAAGGAATTCAAGCCCGATCGTTATGAAAAGGACATTCTCGCTTTCGAAGAAAAAGACCGCATCGATCCTCCGCCCCAAAACGCCATTCTTTTCGTTGGCAGTTCCAGCATCAGGTTGTGGGATTTGAAAAAGTACTTTCCCCATCTTAAAACTATCAACCGGGGCTTCGGCGGCTCTCACCTTTCCGATTCCCTCTTCTACGCCGACCGCATCGTCCTGCCTTATAAGCCGAAAATCGTCGTCCTCTACGCCGGAGACAACGATCTCAACGACGGCAAAACGCCGAATCAGGTATTCGTCGATTACTGCAATTTCGTCCGCAAAGTGCTCGAGGCGCTGCCGCAAACTAAAATTATCTACATCCCCGTCAAACCCAGCATCAAGCGCTGGGCGTTAAAAGATAAAATTTTTCAACTCAACAATTTGGTTATAGGCTTCAACCGCCAAGACGAAAGATTGTTCTATGCGGATATCTATACTCCCATGCTGGGGAAAGACGGAAATCCGCGTCCGGAATTGTTTGTGGAAGATAACCTGCACATTAACGACGAAGGCTACAAATTATGGACATCGATCCTTCAGCCATACCTCGTATCCGCCAAGGAGACAAAGAAGTGA